The Nicotiana tomentosiformis chromosome 2, ASM39032v3, whole genome shotgun sequence genome includes the window GGTAGCATAACGATTATGCGGAACGCATAGTGATCGCATAACTGAAATCAAGAAAGCTGAGAAGCACTTATGCGAAggaatatgcggtcgcataatgtatatgcggaccacataatgtGAATGTAGTCAAGATCTGGGTTGGATACATGAGATTATGCGATGATTTCGAATAATATGCGAACCGCATACGTgatctgcgaccactatgcggtcgcataaactATCTGCAGGGTTATTTTTGTCCAATTTTAGCTCCGACTTTTAGCTCACTATAAATAGATTTATTAGGGTTTTTGTGGTGCAGCTAAGTCAAAAAAAGAAATTACTTTTAGATCATTGAAAGAACCATTGTTTTGGAGACTTTTGAAGGAAGAATCTTGtatctttgtaagctttatgactcTATTTATCGCTTTGTTCTTAGATTTcggtatgagtagctagatttaattactaaggttgtggaccttagatgggtgtaatgttaatgggtgtttaccattgaatatatacataatggttGGTTGATATTTATTCAGTTCTTATGCTTCATGTGatgttagtggttgcaaacattaactaaTTCCATTTCACTCTATCTTCACTTGGAAAAGCGGGctagggtttggtagaattgaataccAAAAACTCAAGGCTTTAACCCTTGTTTAATGGAATCGCCTAGGAATAAGTGGGTTTTATTTGGCATAAATTGGTTATTTTCAATTGCAACTCTTTTGCATTTGGGAAAATCTTGAAGAGTAGATATTACTCAACTATTGGGAAATAGTGGGTAGTCACTTAGaaaccatttgcatatcaaaggactttccattagaaatatatcatattaacaccgatagcaTTACATTACATCAatggggacacaaccttggtttctttAATCAAATTAATTACAACCTCACAATATTCTACTTGTCTTCATTTCACTCAATTGCAACATTCTTTTTAACTAATGGAATAGAATTACAAattaagtcaagtttcacactactcaagtaaccttttcacacctattccctgtgggattcgaccccaacctagttgggttattatatttgacatcaaCCGCTTTACACTAATTATTaaggtgtaatttgagcgtatcagCTGGGCGGGtgatgaagtaactggtgctgaagtcgtagtttgacttctctgctgcactggacctcccgaaCGACGAGGAcattgtctccacatatgcccaaattccccacactcaaagcagctccctggtgctggtggtggTGCTGAttgaatcgggccccgagaaccagaataactgctagaagcacccagtgcaaatgaaccctgaaccgaaggggcacgggacgaactctggtcTAGAAGGGCGCTGAGGGAtggctgaccctgatgagaatcgtatgaaccatggctggatgatgcaccatggtgaactggacgacccgtttGAGCGTGTTTGTAAGGACGACCCCCACCGCGGTAAAACTgtccccctgaaggaacaccgctgaaatcacctggaccacgaggccttTTGACCTCCCTCTCTCCACATTGCTGActacggaccacctctatctgccgagcaatgtcaactacctcatttAAAGTAGCACCCgatactctctcccgagtcatgaGTAACTGCAACTGATATgtaaggccatcaatgaatctcctaatcctctccctatcagtgggaaccaaccaaacagCGTGATgatccaactcagaaaacctcatctcgtactgggtcacagacatgccatcctgccgaagctgctcaaactatctgcacAGCTCCTCCCTGAGAGattgtggcacgaacttctccaaaaagagaacagagaaatcctgccatgtaagtggtactgcatcgactggcctgcgcctctcataagtctcccaccatctgaaggcagctccagaaaactgaaaagtagtgaacgagaccccactggtctccaaaaaaACCCCTatctgaagcatccgctggcacttatccagaaaaccctgagcatcctctaactcagcaccgctaaataattgaggtcgaagcctcccaaacctctcaagtctcctctactcatcaattgccataacggggactatcggggcagctgcaaccggctgggatggtagtgcccccggtatctgaagtccctgcactacctgctttGGAGCgcgggcaataggggtatgagtatctcccccggcctgagaagtggctggtgcggcctgagccgaaaccacctgagcaaggccagtacaaaCTATCAATATCTGAGTCAAAGCCTCATctaggcctggaatctcaatgggcagcAGGTGCCTGAGCGGGTCCCGTTGGCTCAACTATATTTGGAAtcttctcctgagctggagcaattggtggtgctacaggtaCTGCTCCAACTTCTGTACGAGcgatacctcgacctctaccacggccccggcctctcgcggccctaactggtggaacTTGTGGTTGACTGTttgatctggtagtacgtgttcacaccatctgtgagagaatagaataaaagAATTTTAGTTTTCCAGAATTAACAAGTTCGTACGATAGAttacaagaaagtgaaaatttcctaaaggttcggcaacctctcgaagataagtacagacgtctccgtaccgatccgcaagactctactaaacctgctcatgactcgtgagacctatgaaacctaggctctgataccaacttgtcacgacccaaaatctcacccgtcgtgatggcgcctaagtcgatactaggcaagccgacaacatcaataacccacaatttcttttgaatactgaaaacataataattaagtttaagagtaaattccacaaatattagaaataaacacacacccaaaacctggtatcactgagtacatgagcatatatacaTTACATGTCTGGGAAAAATCTGGtctataataataattcaaaaccaaataaaataacaaaaggatagggaaggagagacaaggcctGCGAAACATGGTAGTAACCTCTGAATCTCccaaaaatcaactgtgcgaaagaatcaacacccactgtatccgggatcatctggatctgcacacgaagtgcagggtgtagtttgagtacaaccaactcagtaagtaacaataataaataaagaactcaaagtagtgacgaacttcccagctaagtccaaatacaatactttccaatataaaagagtaggcttGCTCtcagttcaacatttaagatttcactgaaatttcatatcaaggtTGACCggaacagaaaataatattttctgaaacttccaaaatagtgatatatgacagttgaaatgcagcaaataatgaaatcaatgcatcctctgagagtaacagtcactcagtcctcccattcactccaacctcacagccactctttcctcacagtcactctatCCTCACAGTccctcattcctcacaatcactcaccactcggcactcgcactcagtaggtacctgcgctcactgggggtgtgtacagactccagaggggctccttcagcccaagcgctatatcaagccaatcatggcataaatcaataaacatgttgcggtgtgcagccagatccataaatatcctcacaattaggccatctacctcactcagtcatcaacctctccaaactcttgggctctcagaaatcatgataagcatcccaaaaatagtgatatgatgcatcaataataaataagagagactgaggtatgatataaaatgaataaacatgactgagtgaaaaattacaatttgaacatattattcaaccacaaaaatTACCCCACTGGGTACGAACAATAACAAtatatgcctaagcatgatttttaatacgagtctcagctcaattttctctgacacgtagagaatgtacggatatcaacaaattattcaaatatatagtcccatggaatttgactaagtcacaattcctacggtgcacgcccatacgcccgtcacctagcatgtgcgtcacctcaaaaccaatcacataatccggggtttcattcCCTCAGggccaaatttagaactgttacttacctcaaaccgtgtaattctttattccactatgcccttgccatgagaatttgcctctgaaagcctcgtatctagccacaattaattcgattcagtcaataccaattattgtaattaattccataaggaaatactaattttccaataaaatccgaaattaactcaaaaattgcccgtgggggccatgtctcggaacccaacaaaagttataaagtatgaacgcccattcaaccacgagtccaaccatacaaattttaccagattccgacatcaactcgaccctcaaatctttaattaaagtctatgaagatttctaccattttcaacccaatctttacccatttgaacttaacaatctttccataattttattggtatgtatacataatactcttacacccaagaatcatactattaatcacccatctttactccaaacccaaaattgaataattggggaaagaaattcttacctctttgaagccttagcaagatccttgtgaaatcttcaaaccttgaacaagaattgatggataaatgactaagtcttcactttttcTCTCTAAAAtcctctcacctctctctaaaatgtcagatttttggctcaaaaatgagcttcaagggctataaatcgaagttgggtcgggtcaaaaattagaaagaatggaagctccgatgcAGTTATGTGATcacataacaggtatgcggtccgcatatcggccgcataatttggcctccaaaactaGGCGTGGCTGACCCGGTCTGcgatcattatgcggcccgcacacctgttctgcggtcgcatgatgcaccgcagattttcctcaaatcttgacCCTCTGCTGATCCACTATGCGACCATTAtgtggtccgtagagtgattctacgaccgcat containing:
- the LOC138906337 gene encoding uncharacterized protein → MRFSELDHHAVWLVPTDRERIRRFIDGLTYQLQLLMTRERVSGATLNEVVDIARQIEVVRSQQCGEREVKRPRGPGDFSGVPSGGQFYRGGGRPYKHAQTGRPVHHGASSSHGSYDSHQGQPSLSALLDQSSSRAPSVQGSFALGASSSYSGSRGPIQSAPPPAPGSCFECGEFGHMWRQCPRRSGGPVQQRSQTTTSAPVTSSPAQLIRSNYTLIISVKRLMSNIITQLGWGRIPQGIGVKRLLE